The following are from one region of the Trichoplusia ni isolate ovarian cell line Hi5 chromosome 1, tn1, whole genome shotgun sequence genome:
- the LOC113500382 gene encoding trypsin 5G1-like, which yields MALCLLSYNLTYPRTLANDINYVYRTPYSLNLISASPGLFKPHNVGIIGGHSITIDKAPYIASLRLNGTHHWCGGSIIHERFVMTAAHCIVPNREFKVLVGTDKVDEGGKLYDVEKKIIHPKYNNLTSDYDICILRLNESLSFSTKVNKIALNDRKVRLRSRTMLNATGWGYTQPEGKISQYLRQVTIPVVESFSCQLVYGLKTIITKRMFCAGGNGKDTCMGDSGGPLTKDNVQVGLTSFGAGCGKIPGVYTKISVLHKWIKKTINQNFNN from the exons ATGGCACTATGTTTGCTATCTTATAACCTCACTTATCCAAGAACACTTGCTAACGACATCAATTAT GTATACCGGACTCCTTACAGCTTAAACCTCATTTCTGCTTCCCCAGGTCTCTTCAAACCTCATAATGTGGGCATTATCGGTGGTCACAGCATCACCATCGACAAAGCACCGTACATCGCGTCTCTCCGCCTGAACGGAACTCACCACTGGTGTGGCGGCTCCATCATTCATGAGCGATTCGTAATGACAGCTGCTCACTGTATAGTTCC GAACCGAGAGTTCAAAGTCCTCGTTGGGACAGACAAGGTCGACGAAGGAGGAAAATTGTATGATGTTGAGAAAAAAATTATACACCCGAAATATAACAACCTGACCAGCGATTACGATATTTGCATTCTTAGATTGAACGAGTCTTTGAGTTTTTCaacgaaagtaaataaaattgctttgaaTGACCGTAAGGTTAGGCTGAGAAGTAGGACTATGCTCAATGCCACTGGATGGGGATATACtcaa CCTGAAGGAAAAATATCACAGTATCTTCGCCAAGTAACGATACCTGTGGTAGAATCCTTTTCTTGTCAACTGGTTTATGGACTTAAGACTATAATTACCAAAAGAATGTTCTGTGCTGGAGGAAACGGGAAGGATACTTGTATG GGTGACAGCGGTGGCCCCTTAACAAAGGACAACGTTCAAGTTGGACTGACGTCATTCGGAGCTGGATGTGGCAAAATACCAGGAGTGTATACTAAAATATCAGTGCTACATAAGTGGATCAAAAAAACCATCaatcagaattttaataattaa